The genomic DNA GCACAAATCTCCATTTCACTGGGAGTTCCGGTCACCACTACCCGCCAGCCATTTTCAACTAATGTTCTAGCGATTTCCGCATAGCCTTCGGTCGTCCATCGTTTCGTAGGCCAAACGCTCCCGGGAGCCAGAATCGCAATTTCCCTATCTTTCTCACTCCCGACCAACGAAAGGACCTCTTGCTTGGTCCTCTCCAGATCCGCCTGAGCCTTTTTACTGAGTCTCCCCTCACCGATCAAACTCATGGAGCACCACTCAGGAATTGATCCTGATTCCATTGCCTGCCAAACATCCTGGCGATTGGGGTTTTCAAATCCCGTAAGCTGAGACAAATCCTCGGCCAAAGCCAAATCATGATGAGACAGGAGAGAGAGTTGTCGAATAGCATCGGGCCAGGACATTTCGCGTCTCACCCGCTTTTCAAAAGCCCAAACGTTCCACGAATTGGCAAAGCCCACTCGCTCTTTGGCTCGAATCTGGCGCATGATGAGCGCCGTCCTCACCGACTGGTGAGAACACCATACTTTTTCATATTCAACTTCCCGGAGCTCTGAAACCAGAGTCTTGTAAGGAGACCGGCCCTCCCCCTTTTTGACTTCAAAGGACTTGTCGACAAGGCCCGATCTTTCGAAAAAATCACCAAATCCCTGCCGACAAACCAGGTGCAACTGTTCTCCAGGAAACTTTTGCTGAATCCTCAAAATAAGGGGAATGGATAAGAGCAGGTCGCCGATGAAGGCTGTCTGGTAGATGAGGTTCGCCACTCAATTCCTTTCCGCACGCCGGAGAGCAAATCATTCAAGGCGACCCGATCGTAACACATTTCTGAACGGTTACAACTGCGCTTCCAACAAGGGCCACAGCGGACCCCGGTATGAACAATCACCCCTCTATCGTAAAGATCAATTTCATGGGCACAGGTCGGACCAAACCAGGCCACCACCCACTTTCCCAAAGCGATCGCCATATGCATTCCCAAACTGTCCCCAGAGACCACAATGTCACATGCTGCCGTACTGACAAGACCATCTCTTAAACCCGCTCCGGTCGGAGATTGAATTACCGGATATCCCACGCCAATTAGTCTATTTCGTTCATCGTCCTCAGGTCCACCAAGCAAAACTACGCGAATCCCTGAAACCTTGATAAGGTTAGCCACCAACTCTCTCTGTCTCTCAATGCTCAATTTCTTGTAAGGAATAGTCGGACTGCAGCCAGTATTAATGCCAACAAGAATTTCTCCTTGTGGTGCCCAGGCCGCACGCCTAAAGCTGACTTCTCGGGTTTCGACATCGCTCAGTCGAATCACGTAGGGGTCTCGGCGGTAAGGTCCCAGCTCGAGAGCCTCGATCATCAATTGAGTTTCGGGCTTTTTGTTTACAAAAAACTTTCGATGGTCATCAAGACCCAATTCCCATAGTTCCCGGGCAGCCTCACTTGCCGGCATGATCACGCCAGTTTCCCGATCCACCTGAAACCCAAACAGGTGGTCGTAGGTAACCCGATGAAGCACACCACCGGCCTTTAAGGACTTATCAACGACAAAGGCAAAATCGAAGTGAAGGGCCGACAGGGCCAAAAGGTCTGATGCCGAGGTGGTGAGTATCCTGTCCACGTAGGGGTTGTTTGCCAGCAGGTGATGAGCGGGCGCCTGAGTCACCCATGTGATCTGACTTTGTGGACACTTTCTCTTTATGGATGGCAAGATCGAGGTGGCTCTGACCACCGCCCCCAGTGCCTCCAGGTGGACAACCAATATCGTAGCGCCACGAGGTTGAAACTCCTGGCAGGAGTAGTCGCATTGAACCGACCTCCCACAAGGCTTGTAACCAGTAAAATAAAGGCATTCCGGACGCGCCATGCCCTGATTATATCGGATATCCGGAAGTTAAGGTGGCAAGGGAGGGAAATCTCCTTAGATTTTGCCTTTAGTCGGAAGCTTAGGGCTGACGACCGGGAACGAGCTCCTTTAGAGTCCCGACCAAGGTCCCAATTTTGATTTTGGACTCCACCCGAACGGGAAACTTTCTTTTGTCTTTGGTCAGCCAAACGAAAACATCACCCGTCTTCTTGAATACCCCATCCTGTTCAAATTCAAGCCTCAAAACATGGGTGTTCATTTCCGCTTTGTCAGTTTCCAGCCGCTCTTCCCGCAAAACCTCGGCTCGAAAGATAATGTTTTTGCCGGCATCGGCTACCCGAAAAGCAATTTTTTTACCCGTACGCAGCGTAAAAGTGCGAAGATAGAAAATGGCACTAATCACATTTTGGGAAAAGGGCAAGATGTCCCACGAAACTTTGCGGTTTTTCTCCCCTTTGTCTTTAGTAACTTTCTTCTCCCAATAGTTTGCCTTTCCCGTATTAAAGTCATAGACCGAACGACTTTCCTTCAGCTGTTTGCTCTCTTTAACGTGAACCGCAAGATTGTAGGGAACCATGTCCTGGTAGTCCATATAGGTTTCGGCCCAATCATCAACTTCGTAGACCCGAGAAAAAAAACTGTGGGTTTTAACTCCAATCGCAAAATGATAAGAAAGGCGCCCATTTACCTCAACCACTGAACGGCTCTCAAGGGTCAACTCGCCAGCTGACATGGCGAAGTACTTAACACTAAGGACAATTCGCTCGCCAACCCCAAAAGGGTCGTTTTCAGGACGACGCCCATCAAACCCCTCCCCATCTTCCAATTCTGGCTGTTTCTTTTTTACTTCAATAACGGGTTTCTCTTCCACCTTTTCCTCGGGCTTTTTCTGTTGTTCCTTGTCTACCTTCACAGG from Pseudobdellovibrionaceae bacterium includes the following:
- a CDS encoding glycosyltransferase family 9 protein — translated: MANLIYQTAFIGDLLLSIPLILRIQQKFPGEQLHLVCRQGFGDFFERSGLVDKSFEVKKGEGRSPYKTLVSELREVEYEKVWCSHQSVRTALIMRQIRAKERVGFANSWNVWAFEKRVRREMSWPDAIRQLSLLSHHDLALAEDLSQLTGFENPNRQDVWQAMESGSIPEWCSMSLIGEGRLSKKAQADLERTKQEVLSLVGSEKDREIAILAPGSVWPTKRWTTEGYAEIARTLVENGWRVVVTGTPSEMEICARIAGSSPGIVDLAGKTSLWETFALMTAARVLISNDSGAAHLASCAELPTISVFGPTTLDLGYRPWQDRVVVMQRELPCRPCGKHGSLECPIGTHECMTTILADEVLAYLRLLTL
- a CDS encoding glycosyltransferase family 9 protein; translated protein: MLVVHLEALGAVVRATSILPSIKRKCPQSQITWVTQAPAHHLLANNPYVDRILTTSASDLLALSALHFDFAFVVDKSLKAGGVLHRVTYDHLFGFQVDRETGVIMPASEAARELWELGLDDHRKFFVNKKPETQLMIEALELGPYRRDPYVIRLSDVETREVSFRRAAWAPQGEILVGINTGCSPTIPYKKLSIERQRELVANLIKVSGIRVVLLGGPEDDERNRLIGVGYPVIQSPTGAGLRDGLVSTAACDIVVSGDSLGMHMAIALGKWVVAWFGPTCAHEIDLYDRGVIVHTGVRCGPCWKRSCNRSEMCYDRVALNDLLSGVRKGIEWRTSSTRQPSSATCSYPFPLF
- a CDS encoding DUF3108 domain-containing protein, translated to MSDGVSLDRKSWVTRVLVAFGLMAVLGCASGVLQYEEVEKLEINEEYDKMIKVKEIAPAAASADGLKPGPEEAKPPEKKKKSKVVKKVPKTKKEKEPVKVDKEQQKKPEEKVEEKPVIEVKKKQPELEDGEGFDGRRPENDPFGVGERIVLSVKYFAMSAGELTLESRSVVEVNGRLSYHFAIGVKTHSFFSRVYEVDDWAETYMDYQDMVPYNLAVHVKESKQLKESRSVYDFNTGKANYWEKKVTKDKGEKNRKVSWDILPFSQNVISAIFYLRTFTLRTGKKIAFRVADAGKNIIFRAEVLREERLETDKAEMNTHVLRLEFEQDGVFKKTGDVFVWLTKDKRKFPVRVESKIKIGTLVGTLKELVPGRQP